The genomic interval tagccatcaacctgtccatacatacaaatacatacaatatgacaagggggggacaggacaggaagacaggggattgaggaagaaatacagcataacatgagggaggggaggagaaaaaacaacGCCCAGACTATGCTCctgtggggagtacagtgtgggaacagtaaaaacacctcagcaacataagtaCATAATCAGTACGCCATGAAAAACCCACGACtcgcaacaggggaggggagtggggggtcGAGGTAacccagcacaggcaagcagccatctgGTCCTGCAGCCATTCTCGGCACTGGTCACAGaaccgcttgtcagactggcggtacaaagcggcgtgggatgggggtggggggtgaatgcatatctttatatatgtgcGTATATATAAGTTCTTGTATGTGTAGGCCTGGTGAGTTGctgctcccggcatcaaatctaggtgcctcagtccgcaagattgtcatagcgatacacagcaaattgccatgaAGACAGCCTTGATCAGGTCCCAGtcagagtcaacaatcagcaggtgtctgtggggggaggaacgcaagagcgtctCACTGCAGTGCTCTTCCGGGGGAGTTGGTGTTCCAACAGCAGCCTTGGCtgaggccagtgctggttgaggaCATCACtctcagaaaaataaaccaacatgaagCTTTTGCTCTCACATCAAATCCATTCAGACTGTGAGATTCTCAGAGGAAACACACGGTGAGAACATTAAGTGGAGCTCAGGATGGAGATTACAGGACGGTGTGGGGAAAGTAGCCAAACTACACTGAAGATGCCTCCATGATGAATCTggacatgacaaataaaatccaaCTAAAGCTCACGTGACCTTTCTGCAGTATAATATAACATTCAGCATTAAAGACTAAAGATTTCTACTTAAGGTGCAATACAGTCATGCTCACCATTATTGGTACCCATGAAGTTTATGTACATATTGTGGAATATCTACTGAAGGAAATTTATCAAGTGAAACAACATATTACTACAGATAGCTTGTGTTTGatacaaaacagcaaatgataaagaacatttaaaaagataaacattatGAGGAAAACATAGAAAAACATAATGCTTGCCGTGTCAAtggtattggcaccctttgctGCAAATCAGTATGCAAACCCAATTTGGCTCACCCGTTGCAAATCACGAATGAGGATCACCTGTGATGAATTACCTCCACCCATGTCACATGAATTAGCCAATGAATGATCATTTTGGTGTTTTAAAAAGCCACCTGTTATTTCCTCTTCATGCGTGACAATGgtaaagacaaagaagctgtCTGAGGACACCAGAAATGCTATTATTTGCAAGCACAAGACCTCCAAAGGGAATAAGGCCATCTCCAAAGACCTTGGTATCCCTGTTTCAATGGTGCGTAATGTTATTAAGAAGTTTTTCAGGCATGGAATTGTCAAGAACCTCCCTGGACATAGGGGGAAGAGAAAAATTGATGACAAGTCTTCAAAGGTTGGTGCAAATGGTGGAAAAAACACCACGTCAAACATCTAAAGACCTGAAGACCAACCTGGAGCAGTCTGGTGTAATTGTTTCAACAAGTACCATACGCCGCACACTAAACAAACCGGGGCTTTATGGGCGGAGGCCAAGGAAGACCCCATTGCTGcagaaaagacataaaaatgaacaattgaTCTTCGCAAAAAGAGAACCTGGACAAACCTCAAGCCTTCAGGGACAATGTTTTATGGACAGATGAAACAAAAGTGGAGCTTTTTGTAATGCACACAAACAGTATGTTTACAGAAGGCGCAATGAAGCCTTTAAGGAAAATAACACCATAccaacagtcaagcatggtggaggatccataatgctgtggggctgctttgctgcatctggtacTGGAGGCCTTGACCGTATCACAGGCATCATAAAATCAGAAGATTATCAAGCAATTCTAGAGCAAAATGTCTTGCCCAGTGTAAGGAAACTTGGTTTGAGGCGAAGATCATGGGTCCTCCAGCAAGATGAAGACCCAAAGCACACCTCCAAAAGCACGCAGGAATGGTTGAAAGGGGAAAAATGGACTGTTTTAAAATGGCCAGCAATGAGTCCTGAtctcaatccaattgaaaatctttgGGGGGGGAGCTGAAATCTGCCATTGGAGAAAGGAACCCTGCAAATGTTCAAAAGCTAAAGCATATTGCAAAGGAAGTGTGGGAGAAAATACCACCCGAGAAGTGCAAGAAGCTTATAGATGGATATAAGAAATGTTTGGAGGCTGTCATCGCTGCCAAAGggtgtgcaaccaaatattaaggaggggtgccaatattagtgcacatgctggttttctgttttttcccttGGAATTACAATATCTATGTTGAAATAACAATTGTCTTTGTTAAATTACTTTGGACCTCCAATTAAAAGATCCTGCTGATATAAATTTggtacatttccatttatttctgaAGACATTCACTGTTATGCAAAACAtgaaggggtgccaataatggtGAGCAGGACTGTATTTGTGTAATATAAGGGTCATGTCATcggagaggtgtgtgtatgtgttgcagACTGGAGATCTTTTGGAGGCAGAAGCTGATGCTCTTTATGACGATGTGTTGACTGGATCAGTGGACAGCGAGAGCACTCTGGGGAAGCAGGAGTGTAGGGAAGATGGGATGTCGGTGGAGGAATGTGATGGAGGAAAACGCTTCTCTGTTTACATCGGCAACTTTAACTGGGTGAGCTTTAAACAGGGCTTTTCTCTGaggttttcttctgtttcttctgatTCTTCTGAATGAGTTGTGACGTGTTACATGTAGCAGAGATTCTCTGACATCTCACACTGCTCTACAATATCACTGTCTCATCACATATTTCACACATGCAACTTTAATCACCAGCAGCATTTACAATCAGTCTGCAAGTGAAATAGAAATcctcatacatttatttatatatatatatatatatatatatatatatatatatatatatatatatatatatatatatatatatatatatatatacagggagtgcagaattattaggcaaatgagtattttgaccacatcatcctctttatgcatgttgtcttactccaagctgtataggctcgaaagcctacaaccaattaagcatatttggtgatgtgcatctctgtaatgagaaggggtgtggtctaatgacatctacaccctatatcaggtgtgcataattattaggcaacttcctttcctttggcaaaatgggtcaaaagaaggacttgacaggctccgaaaagtcaaaaatagtgagatatcttgcagagggatgcagcactcttaaaattgccaagcttctgaagcgtgatcatcgaacaatcaagcgtttcattcaaaatagtcaacagggtcgcaagaagcgtgtggaaaaaccaaggcgcaaaataactgcccatgaactgagaaaagtcaagcgtgcagctgccaagatgccacttgccaccagttttgccatatttcagagctgcaacatcactggagtgcccaaaagcacaaggtgtgcaatactcagagacatggccaaggtaagaaaggctgaaaaacgaccaccactgaacaagacacacaagctgaaacgtcaagactgggccaagaaatatctgaagactgatttttctaaggttttatggactgatgaaatgagagtgagtcttgatgggccagatggatgggctcgtggctggatcggtaaagggcagagagctccagtccgactgagacgccagcaaggtggaggtggagtactggtttgggctggtatcatcaaagatgagcttgtggggccttttcgggttgaggatggggtcaagctcaactcccagtcctactgccagtttctggaagacaccttcttcaagcagtggtacaggaagaagtctgcatccttcaagaaaaacatgattttcatgcaggacaatgctccatcacacgcgtccaagtactccacagcgtggctggcaagaaagggtctaaaagaagaaaaactaatgacatggcctccttgttcacctgatctgaaccccatagagaacctgtggtccatcatcaaatgtgagatttacaaggagggaaaacagtacacctctctgaagagtgtctgggaggctgtggttgctgctgcacgcaatgttgacggtgaacagatcaaaacactgacagaatccatggatggcaggcttttgagtgtccttgcaaagaaaggtggctatattggtcactgatttgtttttgttttgtttttgaatgtcagaaatgtatattagtgaatgttgagatgtaatattggtttcactggtgaaaataaataattgaaatgggtatatatttgttttttgttaagttgcctaataattatgcacagtaatagtcacctgcacacacagatatcctcctaaaatagctaaaactacaaacaaactaaaaactacttccaaaaatattcagctttgctattaatgagttttttgggttcattgagaacatggttgttgttcaataataaaattaatcctcaaaaatacaacttccctaataattctgcactccctgtatatatatatatatatattgattgcactaaaacaaaaaacatctgatCATCATATGTGTCATGTGAGActtcagttcatcctaaaggtgatCAGTGGGTTTAAGTCAGAGTCAGggatcagtgcaggacactcgagttcttcctcTTATTCCAGCCTTCACCTCCACAACAGGctggagctgctttgtgcacagggacattgtcatgctggaacagggttTGTAGGTCCAGTGAAGGTAAACTAAAGCTTCAGTACAACTCTGTGTGTAACAGTTTGAGGAAGAAACACATGGGATGATGGttaggggtgcacatacttttgagCATGTAGTGTACTATTGTCATAAAgctatttttgttgttattgccGAGGCAGGAACATTCCGCTCCTGGCAGCAGGACGAAGGCAGTTCTTCACCACCCTGGTGTTCTTTCTGTGATGGATGTGTGTAAATCAAGCCTGTGATATTTGCTCCGTGTACTTCAGAAGAGGCCCAGAGGAGAGATCAGCTTTCAGAATCACAGACAACCCGTGCAGCACCTTTAGGTTATCATGTCATGTCCCATGTTCTTCAGCCCAAAGCACACTGTTCTAAAGGAACATAATTACACTTAAGTTTCCCTGGGTTTTATGGACCTGAGACCCTCAGTAAAGATGATGAGTCCTTATGTGGAGTAAATGGGGTGCAGctggaacagagagagagagttgcatCCATCTCTCACTGACTCAGGGGTGACATGGGAAAATTATAACCCTCTAGTGTCAAATCACAACACGTCAATCACAGAGACTTGAGGGTGGTCCCTACTGGTTCTGAGACAGTGCCACATTGTGACAGTCAGACACACTACATGGCCAAACAAAGTGTCCACcactgaccatcacacacatgtATGTTTCTTCCAAAATGTCTGAAACACACAGTATaaaatgtctctctgtctcaacaccactgaacacctttatgatgaactggaactggagtctcatcAACATCCCAattcagagtctgatctcactgatgctgtTGTAGCCGAATGATTACTAATCCcacagtcacaatccaacatctagtgcaAAACCTTCCAGAAGAGAAGATCGGCGCTGATCagcatcatttatcatttattgtcTATTGCAAATGTTTATTGATAGGATGCAGGAAATACTTTGAGTCGTTCTTTATAAAGTAAACATGTGCGTACCACTTTGTGCGTTTGATTAGCACCAGGCTTAAATGTTTTAGAAACATGAGCTCACTTCTCAGTAGGCGTGGCCTAATATTCTAACGAGGACAGTCACGTGTCCGACATTCAGACATGCAGCACGCTCACTACTGCACACCTGATTAACACTGTACTATGAAAGTGCTTTGCCtaataattgcaaaaaaaattgtattacattttacatgcCAAACATGGCTAGAAATGAATTTTATTCTCTTTGTAATCtgattgtttctgtttttgtgtgttattttttttacccaagTGGACATCAGACAGTGATCTGATAGCGATGGCACGGAAGCAGGGAGTGAAAGACATCGTAGAAGTTAAGTTTGCAGAGAACAGGACTAACGGTCAGTCTAAAgggtgagtctctctctctcgttctctcacactcacactctttaCCCATCTGCACCATTAAACATCTGTGTATCTCTATCTTCCAGCTATGCTGAGTTAGTTGTGTCCACAGAAGAGTCTTTAAAGCGTTTATTAGAGTCCATGCCTCAGTGCAAGATCAACGGTGAAAAAGTGGAGTGTCGTCATGTTTCGCGGAGAAACCTGGCTGATTTTGAAGCTCAGGCCAGAAAACGTAAGTGATCCTCAGGAAGAAATGTTCTACACTCATGTTAGCTTTTGTTTAACGAGTTCAGTTCTGAAACATAATGAAATGTCCTGTCTCTCCAAACAGGAATACCTCTGCGCCTGGCTCCTAAAGGTGATTTGGAACGATCCGAAGCAAGAAGTTCATCCACAACCTCTCCATCAGACCTGCAGTCTTTACCTTTGCCTCTGATGTTTCCTCCAACCAAACCCCCTCCCCATATCCCCTCATTTTATaatactcctcctcctcctcttcctcctcctcttcttcctctttttagCACTCCGCCTCCCCTCTTCCATCCACCGTTACCTTACGCACACGTCCCCAACGCACACGTCCCCaactcacacacatcctcactaCACATCAACCCCGCCTTCTTCCCTGTGAGTCCAGCGACatgcagcagcaacaacagcagcaacaataACAGCAGCAGCGACAACAGCAGAACAAGAACAGCGTTCAGCCGGCCGCGGTGAGGAGAACCCGAGGCTTAACTGGTTTTGTTTTAACTCCTGTACACTTTCATAGTAGTTCTGTAGAACAAATAACAACTTCAGACCAACAAGGCCGCTCACACCAGTGTAAAGTTCCCCTTCTACTTTAGCATTAACAGATTTTAGAGAATCTGTTCAGCCCAAACTGACGAGAGTCTCTTTTCCACTACACCGTTATTATCTTGCTAAACGTGACCCATCTCAGGTGTTggcacatattacacacatttctgaGCCGGGGGGTGTCTGAGAAGAGCCTGGAGCAGGTACAGAGATGTGATGCTACGTGTCCATGTGTGATTCAGTTGATTTCAGCATCCAGGTGATGAGTATATGGAGGAAGAACAAGCAGCACCCAAATCTGTGTGcagtttgattttgttttctctctctttctctgtgtgtgcgtacttgtgtgtgtgtgtgtgtgtacgtgtgtgtgtgtgtgtgtgtgtacgtgtgtacttgtgtgtgtgtgtgtgtacgtgtgtacttgtgtgtgtacttgtgtgtgtgtgtgtgtgtgtgtgtgtgtgtgtgtacttgtgtgtgtgtgtgtgtacttgtgtgtgtgtgtgtacttgtgtgtgtgtgtgtacttgtgtgtgtgtgtgtgtgtacttgtgtacttgtgtgtgtgtgtacttgtgtacttgtgtgtgtgtacttgtgtacttgtgtgtgtgtacttgtgtgtgtgtgtgtgtacttgtgtgtgtgtgtgtgtgtacttgtgtgtgtgtgtacttgtgtgtgtgtgtacttgtgtgtgtgtgtacttgtgtgtgtgtgtacttgtgtgtgtgtgtgtgtgtgtgtacgtgtgtgtgtgtgtgtacttgtgtgtgtacttgtgtgtgtgtgtgtgtgtgtgtgtgtgtgtacttgtgtgtgtgtgtgtgtgtacttgtgtgtgtgtgtgtgtgtgtgtacttgtgtgtgtgtgtgtgtacttgtgtgtgtgtgtgtgtgtacttgtgtgtgtgtgtgtgtacttgtgtgtgtgtgtacgtgtgtgtgtgtgtgtgtgtacttgtgtgtgtgtgtacttgtgtgtgtgtgtgtgtgtgtgtgtgtgtgtgtgtgtgtacttgtgtgtgtgtgtgtgtgtgtgtgtgtgtacttgtgtgtgtgtgtacttgtgtgtgtgtgtacttgtgtgtgtgtgtgtgtacttgtgtgtgtgtgtgtacttgtgtgtgtgtgtacttgtgtgtgtgtgtgtgtgtgtgtgtgtgtgtacttgtgtgtgtgtgtgtgtacttgtgtgtgtgtgtacttgtgtgtgtgtgtgtgtacttgtgtgtgtgtgtgtgtacttgtgtgtgtgtgtgtacttgtgtgtgtgtgtacttgtgtgtgtgtgtgtacttgtgtgtgtgtgtacttgtgtgtgtgtgtgtacttgtgtgtgtgtgtgtgtgtgtgtgtgtacttgtgtgtgtgtgtgtgtgtacttgtgtgtgtgtgtgtacttgtgtgtgtgtgtacttgtgtgtgtgtgtacttgtgtgtgtgtgtgtacttgtgtgtgtgtgtacttgtgtgtgtgtgtgtacttgtgtgtgtgtgtacttgtgtgtgtgtgtgtgtgtgtacttgtgtgtgtgtgtgtacttgtgtgtgtgtgtgtgtacttgtgtgtgtgtgtacttgtgtgtgtgtgtgtacttgtgtgtgtgtgtgtacttgtgtgtgtgtgtgtacttgtgtgtgtgtgtgtgtacttgtgtgtgtgtgtgtacttgtgtgtgtgtgtgtacttgtgtgtgtgtgtacttgtgtgtgtgtgtgtacttgtgtgtgtgtgtacttgtgtgtgtacgtgtgtgtgtacgtgtgtgtacgtgtgtgtacgtgtgtgtacgtgtgtgtgtgtgtgtacgtgtgtgtgtgtgtgtacgtgtgtgtgtgtgtacgtgtgtgtgtgtgtacttgtgtgtgtgtgtgtacttgtgtgtgtgtgtgtacttgtgtgtgtgtgtacttgtgtgtgtgtgtgtacttgtgtgtgtgtgtacttgtgtgtgtgtgtacttgtgtgtgtgtgtgtgtacgtgtgtgtgtgtacgtgtgtgtgtgtacgtgtgtgtgtgtacttgtgtgtgtgtgtgtactt from Tachysurus vachellii isolate PV-2020 chromosome 1, HZAU_Pvac_v1, whole genome shotgun sequence carries:
- the LOC132850394 gene encoding cleavage and polyadenylation specificity factor subunit 7-like, giving the protein MAAMKADGGPTENIDIYADLNPEETGDLLEAEADALYDDVLTGSVDSESTLGKQECREDGMSVEECDGGKRFSVYIGNFNWWTSDSDLIAMARKQGVKDIVEVKFAENRTNGQSKGYAELVVSTEESLKRLLESMPQCKINGEKVECRHVSRRNLADFEAQARKRIPLRLAPKGDLERSEARSSSTTSPSDLQSLPLPLMFPPTKPPPHIPSFYNTPPPPLPPPLLPLFSTPPPLFHPPLPYAHVPNAHVPNSHTSSLHINPAFFPVSPATCSSNNSSNNNSSSDNSRTRTAFSRPRNGVFEELINRNRTIASSAITKAISAATSGDIRMAIETLYTATAVIKQSRVSNDKRCRMLVNSLNDCLNSIETKCFPSKRHRSQERASSRSRERYRERSSSTDRERERERGHDREHRDRH